The sequence atccgaatttcaagctaccggaaggttcgtgtataggaggaagttgtccaattttgagttctttgtttcggtctaagcaccacccctcaaatagagggtgcgtctgtgaggacatatcgttgtttcttatccttagacctcttccaaggaatgtcgatttGAAACTTCTTCCAGCTCCCTTTTCCCGGAGAGAAGAAATATCGAACGATAAAAGAaaagagaggctttagctcccgagcagttgcctactcgagcataccttttgacgcctcacaggtctctcaccttcatcataggaaaggtgaggtgaaagtttttTCGTTGTCTTCAGATGACTCAgcacccagacgaggctggcatcaacttccagacctctatagaggaagatggacacggtcaatcagcgtcctatcttgacaccgcaagcttctggttgtagtctttcgAACAGTTCTGAGCGtttttttctttctaccgaagaaaactcctaccaaacatccttttaggatgtcAGCAACTGTCAAATAACATCCAACTCTCTCAGTTGCAGGACAGTTTTCTGAGCCTAGCATGGCTTcagttcatgctccttctccaccatcaaactggttatcgtcttctggacgctctgcgtgtttttaaacgatgtagaaagagagcttgtggtagacgtgacgtctccagTACCACAGcagtttgaccctatttttattacacTACTAGATTTGCAACAGCAGCTCTCTTCGCTAATGCTAGTTTGTTGGCCTGcgtacaacaagagagtagcaaacctgggtcaggtaacttcacaCCTGGACACTAAGCGTAGTGAGCctactagtcgagatgttcttgatgacgaacgtctttacaactccctagcaAGGAGTCAAACAAACAGACGTGACATCGTACGTCCACCTAACAGGACGTCGAGCTTCCAGCAGAACAGGACATCCTGTAAGACGTGACGTCGAATGTCTATAGAGACGCTACATTaatcatcaagcacaatgcgaccccgagcgtcaagcaGCTCATGACATGGTCTTGTAcacgttcccaccattcaaagtgcttTACAAGATGTTACAAAAGTTCGTGTCTCACGAGAGAACCAAGTTGACTTTAGTAGCTCtcttctggccgtcaagaggttggttcacagaggttctggaatggatggtggacattccaagaagcctgccattgagaatagatcttctcaaacaacctcacttggcaagaaaccatctaaacctccaagctctgtgTCTGATgaccttcagactatcaaaaaactctcaagatctagaggattttcgaaggaggcagcacatggctattgctagagcaaaaaggacttctaccatcagggtttatcagtccaagtgggaggtttttagagcatggtgtagaactaactcagtttcttcatccagtacctctgtagcccaaattgccgatttctttttagagcttagaagaatgcacaatttctcctcctcaaccatcaaggggtacagggaTTTAGACCTCTctaataacaaggaccttcaggatcttctCAGattctttgaaacctctaaggagtGTCAACAGGAATCTTcagcctggaatttagacgtggttttgaaatttctgatgagtgacagattcgaacctttgcACTCAGCTTTTATAGATCtaactttaaagactttatttttagtaagcttagcaacagctaagagagtcattgaagttcatgcttttagcaagaacattggcTTCAGAAATGggaaagctatatgctccctgcagcttgaatttctggccaaaaacgaacgtccttctcacccatgaccaaaatctttcgaaattgctaacctctctgatttggtgggtgaaGAACTGGAGAAGGTtctgtgtcctgttagagcactgaagCTCTATCTAAacaggactaaaggtttaagaggcaattcagaagctctttggtgtgtaGTCAAGAAGCCTGCTTTATctatgtctaaaaacgccttatcatatttcataaaacTTTTGAATAGAGAagctcacacacactgtggtgaggcagaccttaaactgcttaaagttaagactcatgaagttagagttgtggcaacttctgtagcttttaaacaaaattgttctctgcaaagcataatggatacaactttttggagaagtaaatctgtattcacatcacattatttaaaacatgtccagactctttatgaggactgctacactttgggtccattcgtgcagcgaatgcagtagtaggtgaaggatctatcACTACactcccctaatccctagtactcttttcttctcttggaacttgtatatattttatggttgtatgtgaagATTGGTCgacgacagtcttccgcaatctttgattcagtcaggtggtcattttgttccttgagagcacccggaacaagggtattagttgaggtcctgtcagcatataggttattcaccgtttgacagctcctagagttcttcagccccctgggtggaccgctggatctcaaaggacagcagacataatgaggcagagaatcattgaagtcagcttccttattagatacgaacccttaagctagttttatttttaactcttttagtgaaattccaacaatgttgctgtctcggaccctccaccaagggtgtcaatcagctattgttacataaccagtgggtaagtataaatgtttaaaaattatattttcataataaaataaatttttgaacatacttacccgctggttatataacttataatcccacccttctcccctctagagacttattggcatggaaaatctggtgctggatggaatagttcggcctagctaccgtggtggcgctagtgtacacctggcatatctatgcgattgccgcgagttttaaaTTTCTGCTGGAcaagaataaagctattgttatataaccagcaggtaagtatgttcaaaaattcattttattatgaaaatatcatttcacctttggtttacccctcctctttatgtgaggggctagccagtgttcattacgcagaaacggatgtctggttacttGTGGGCGGAGTTTGAaatgttcgtaaacgtaatgaaatgTTCGTAAACGTAATAAaatgttcgtaaacgtaatgaaaagttgcccacgctgttgctattgtTGTTTTAACGTCGGCTAACAACGTTCCTTCGGAACTAATTTTTCGAagcaataaccctgtaaggatagaattaAAGGTCTTGGAAGCCTATCATGTAAAAgacaagtcgttatacccagggtacaatgatgggggaggctgcctccatcaaacggtagaaccgagtttaagacaataacctcgcggttttgtcttggctagagcgcatgctccaggACCGCCTACGGACTTCATGGAGTTTAAACagcacccattgaagttctgtaaaaacttctcaggaacgagtctcccaaaaagggtgaagtctcataTGTGGGAGTTTGTTTCAAgaatgccagacataattgccatcgaccgcttacccgaaggggttgccatcgaacgctttctcgttAGTGAGAAAAATTaacgtctaaatcaggcaaggcctgccagggaaatgaaatagaatgtaaagaattttttattcctcgctcatttccgtctgcgaaccaaaccactcgaagtaggaaggtggaggaaagatggcGGTGGTTCGTTTGAAAATGAAAGGATCGGTggtggcgaaaccagactagctgatatagtaatcagctgggagtgtagagtgacgtaacaagtcacacctttggatgACCCATCCCTTAGAGGGGGGAGGTTGACCCTAAAGTTTTCAGAaacctctggatcgcggaaaccgagggattcggatgagaacctaggtgttcagaatctatttgtgaatacctttctcacgaccttaaggaatGTTTTGCCGAGAACCTgtaggaactctgtcgctgattcctgacgaaattttcaggaatcgtgttacgtgaccaggactcaaaggaactgtgtcatagttacctataGAGATACGTAAACCCTTatgcagcaggcatccctctgtcatcagagtaaaactcttgatgacgacgGGCGCACGTGAACAATTCACGGGacaagagttcgaaaactctgtcatgagagtaaaactcttgtgcactcatgAACACTTCGCACAACGGGAGTTtgaaaaactctgtcataagagttgttTGCACACTTCAACTGAATGCGTGTGCCTAGTTGTTCGTGTGCACCAAGTTGGTCGTGCGCGACAATATGGTCCTGCGCGCCACATATCCATTCTAATGGCAGTACTTGAAGAAGGCGACTTAGTCCGTCCGCCAacacgttcattttcccttgaacaaaTTGAGGGATCAGCGTAACCTGACCAGGTGTAACCACTTTCCCAGAGGAGTCACCGCTCGCGTAAATACTTGCGGTgctgtcgagaggccgaagcaaagagctcgaaactggtaggtCTTTTCCATGAACACAAATCGAAGGAATTTCCTGGAGTCCCGGTGAATTAGAATGTAGAAGTATGCGTCCTGCATATCCAGGGATACCATCCAGTCCCCTTGACGGAGGGATTCCAACACTGAACAATtcgtttccatattgaatttggtcttctggacgaacAAATTCAGTGCGCTTACATCCAGTACGAGCCTCCAGCCCCCAGATGACTTGGGGACTACGAACAGATGGTTGTAAAACTCCGGGGATGGTCTGCCGCTTATCTCCTCTATGACAGCCTTCTGCACGAGAATCTCTATTTCTCGGGTTAAGGCTACAAATTTCTCCGAGCCTGGAGAGCAGGCGGTAATGTGATGGGAACATAGGATAGAGGCGGAGTGTCTTTGGGATAGAGGCGGAGTGTCTTTGAAAGGAATGGAGTAACCGAACCGGAGAATTTGGGTCACCCAGGGCTCTGCTCCTCTGCAACTTCATTCCTCCCAAAAAAGGCTCAATCTGCCCCCTATCGGAGCATGAATGATTGAAAAATCATTTGGATGATTTCGTGTCGGGTTTGGTCGAGGACTTGGTTGGGTGTTGTAAATTCGATTGAGGCCTGACAAGAATGGTCTAGACCTACCCCCtcgaaagggtttcttctgcaaggGTGATTCTGAGGCGGTAGTTGTCACAGTCGAGGGTTTAACCTGCTTAGAAGACTGGGCAAGCAAGTCATTAGTAGACTTCTTTTCCAGTGCGGACAGAATCTTGGCCACTATTTCTTCGGGAAACAGATGATCTTTGTCGAAAGGAGATAACAAAAAGTGCGGACTTCTGAGGCGAAGCGACTCCTTTCGACACAAAAGAACACCTGAGctgtcttttcttgagagtcccGAATGCAAAAAGAGAGGCCAGCTCATCATAACCATCCCGAACTGATTTGTCggcacatgacaaaaccccaagccagtTCGATGCCAGATCTTCCTGAAGAGTAGGGCAATCCTCTATTTTCGTAGCGCGGGCTCCGATCGTCCAGTCCAAGAAACATAatttctaaaatcttgaaaatattctttaccaaatggtccaactcggccgatgtaaagaatattttagctgctgcaAACGTGGACCTTCTAGTTGCATCCACCAAGCCAGAGAAGTCCCCTCGGGAGGAGGCAGAAACTCCCATAGAGGGGGCTTCTCCGGTTACGTAGAACCTATACCTCTTCTTAATAAGCTTCGACGGAGGATAGGCGAAAGTTGCTATCGCGagttctctcttgaccttcaaccaatcttctatatcacgaagcgaatgtttggcagccttggaaagaacgagcttcgggagaagaggatcaaaattcttccttctcatcaggaAGATGGAAGCAGCTGGGAGCGGCTGCTACGAAGTAATCCGGGTACATGTCGAAAAGGTAGCGTAAAAGTTTCAAATAACACGAGAGAGGGATAGAGTCCTTCTAAGTCCTCCTCGTCATCCAAAGAGATAGGTGACAGATGGTTCTTGATTCAACTCATTATTCTTCATccattgtttgttttctttcatccAGTTCATCAGCTCTTGCAACTGTCGATGTAACGGAATTAGATTCTTGTCTTCTTGAGTTGAAGTCGAAGCAACTGGGGTCGTGGATTTCGACGCGATCGCCACCGGAGGTCTCGCGCCAGTCGAATTATCTGTCATATGCGAAGTCGAAGGAAAAGTTTCAACCGCTTGATGAGTCGAAGATCTCGATGAACTCAGAATCGGTCGCTCCACAACCGAGTCGAAGGCAGCTGTCGCTGTCGTAAGAATACTAGGTGAAGTCCATGTAGCTACGCTACACGACGGGCGAGAGATATCTACTTCTCTGTACCTCTTCACAGGGGGCAGAGATCGCACCTCTTCAGTCGAACGTCTCTTTAACGGACGTGACACTGTAGAATCACGCCACTTACGACGTCTAACCGGCGACGAATCACTCGACTCTGTCGATAACTGATTACTGAACgacacacctttccaatggtgtttagtcgaatcctgctgtTGCACCACAGGATTGACGGAGGAAGcgactgtctgtgggcaaaccccgacagtctcccttggacctccgATATGTCTTCTCCCTGAGCTAAACTAGTCTTACTTTCAGCTCTGAGagccgccttcctcttcctatcctaattatcttccccgagtgagaaacaaaaactttccactgttgttcactccaatccttgcattcatcacaagtagattctCTAGAGCACTCACAACCCCTACACTTAATGCACTAAGAGTGtgaatcataaattaatttaacaacctagttttgcaccctccggcacaaaacctaactactgaaggactagagtccgacatgttggtaagaccacaaaattgcagaaaagaaattcagcttcaatcctacaaacacggagttgaatacttcaccgatattggagaGACAATACTccccaacaaatgaagaaaaaagtctgcaccgaccaccgatgttcaccagaagctggcagagaacgaattgatgttacctggacagttgtacctttAGCTCCCTCGaatggagggagatgacgtcacctacatcagtGATGGCGGCGCtaccgcggtagttttgaatctattgtctaccattcgtagggaacctacagctgtataattgttcggtaagacactgcaataaacaaatatatgtatatatatatatatatatatatatatatatatatatatatatatatatatatatacacgaggtccattcaaaaagtatccgaccttggtccataaagaaaaaaaaattgtacttttgaaatttgtttattcaatcaccttcaaagtGCTCCCCTTGGTAGTGCACACACTTTTCCCaccggtgctgccactgctggtaacatctctggaatgttgacattgggatgctgtaaagctctgctgtcgtttttctcataatttcctctCTCGATTTAGAACGCTTTCCTTTCAGGGTTGTTTTCAGTTTagggaacagccagaagtcacagggtgccatgtctggagagtagggaggatgccgaacaagtggagtgttgtttttgGCCAGATAAACTTGGATCAAGTGGGCAGAATAAGCAGGTTCATTGTCATGGTACAGTGGCCAGTTTCGCGCCGCCCACATTTCCGGTCGTTTTCGTTGTACAGCATCTTGATGGTGTTGTATAACTTCCGGATCatacttattaatttttttgtcCCGCTGGTGCGTATTCATGATGCACAATACCATTTGAGTCAAAAAAACATGTCAACATTACCTTCACATTGCTGTGAACTTGTCGTGCTTTTTAGGGTATTGGTGATGTCTGATGCTTCCATTGTGATGACTGAAATTTAGTTTCCGGGTCTTATCCATACACCTATGTCTCATCACCAATGATGATAGTCTTCATGAAGTCAGAGTCACTGTTAGCATAGTCAAGCATGTCTTGTGCAATTTCCAGGCGGAGTTGTTTCTGGTGTTCCACCAGCAACTTGGGAACGAATTTAGCAGACACTTGTCGCATGGCCAAATCTTCCGTTAAAATTGTATGAActgatcctgtgcttattcctactACTTCAGTAATTTCGTTGATGGTTATACGATGGTCGTTCTCCACTATTCGAGGAACATTTTCAACGAATTCTTCATTTCTGCTAGTGGATGGCCTGCCTGACTGTGGCTTGCTCTCAACTGAGGTTTGTGCTTGCTTGAAgcgattataccactcctttatctgtgtCATTCCCATAGCTTCATTCGCAAAGGCTTGCTGAATCTTCTGGATAGTTTGCActtgtgtatcaccaagcttgtagcagaacttaATGTAGTAGTGCTGCTCGATGCGCTCCGACTTGTTGTGTAAGGACGATAATCCGACGAGCTTGTGCCGGACGTCTGCTATCTAGCCCTCACAGGTGGGTACTGCCACACACTAGAGCTTTTAAAATTTACACGCATGCGCAGTAAGAGTGCTGTCAACTCCCACAAAACTAATTTGCTGATTGATGAATTGTTTGTCCTTTTATGAACCAAGGTCAGATACTTTTTGATTGGAccttgtgtgggtgtatatatatatatatatatatatatatatatatatatatatatatatatatatatatatatatatttgccagaaagcatttggaaggctaagaagaatctggaaagatagaaatatatccattaagttgaaaattaggctattaagagcaatagtaatccccacagtgatatacggtgctgaatgctggatactgatgaagagagaagagaaaaagttattagcctttgaaatgaaatgtccgagaagaatctgtggtgtaagatgggaggacagaattacgaacgaaagagagagagagagagagagaaatggctggtgttgaggacacaattctgattagagtggaagatattcagaggagatggtttgggcatgtacagaggatggaacaggacagatggccaaagatagtgcttcatgttcaagtggccggaaatagaccgagaggacgaccaagagatacatgggtgaaaaccttcaagaaagcaaatagaggcgagacatttcagtagttggcacagatggcattgggtaggagtctctggagagaatggcgatatcagatgcaggacccaacccggagaattccggacgggatttagtgagggagttgtgaatatgtatatatatatatatatatatatatatatatatatatatattgtatatatatatatagatatatatatagatatatatatatatatatatatatatatatagatatatatatatatatatatagatatatatatatatatatatatatatatatatatatatatatatacatatagatatatatagctatatatatatatagctatatatatatatatatatatatatatatatatatatatatatagctatatatatatatatatatatatatatatatgtataaatatatatatagatatatagatatatagatagatatatgtatagatagatagatatacatatatatatatatatatatatatatatatatatatatatatatatatatatatatatatatatatatatatatacatatatatatatatatatatatatatatatatatatattatatatatatatatttatatatatatatatatatatatatatatatatatatatacatatatacacatatatatatatacagtatatatatatatgtatacatacatacatacatatatatatatatatacagtatatatatatatatatatatatatatatatatatatatatatatatttttatatatatatatatatatatatatatatatatatttttatatatatatatatatatatatatatatatatatatatatatatatatgtatatatacggtatagtaggctggccagggcaccagccgcccgttgaaatactaccactagagaggtattggatcctttgactggtcagacagtaatgcattggatccctctctctggtcacggcttattttttctttgcctacacttaaacagaataatttggcctattctttacatattctcgtctttcctcatacacctgacaacaatgagatacttaacgcttcttcacccaaggggttaattactgtactgcaatttgttcagtgtactttcctcttggtaagggtagaagagactctttagctgtggtaagcagctcttctaggagaaggacactccaatattaaaccactgttctctagtcttgggtagtgccatagcctctgtaccatggtcttccactgtcttgggttggagttctcttgcttgagggtacactcaggcacactattctatcttatttttttttcttcctcttgtttttttgaaatggtgtgttgggcaggcttaatagaagggccatggatgcctggtggtttatcaagaggttgtcttttcctttttctgattctttttcttctcaaaaccatccttactgtcctcccttcagttgaagtggctatcctggagggtatttagccttgcatggtgtatcggctcctccatgttgaccagtttttccgactttttactatagtctatgggtatcatcaatcactttgtttataattctgtacgtattgtttttgttataattcttgttaatctagtttttaagtatgatgtctcttttttatttctattaattcttatgctgtctggagacattgagcgaaatccgggaccagtacgtcct comes from Palaemon carinicauda isolate YSFRI2023 chromosome 19, ASM3689809v2, whole genome shotgun sequence and encodes:
- the LOC137659092 gene encoding protein GVQW3-like, whose translation is MTQIKEWYNRFKQAQTSVESKPQSGRPSTSRNEEFVENVPRIVENDHRITINEITEVVGISTGSVHTILTEDLAMRQVSAKFVPKLLVEHQKQLRLEIAQDMLDYANSDSDFMKTIIIGDET